GGAAGGCTCCGACAGCGTGCAAGGTTCGCTCGACGACTTTTTCACCTTGCAAAAGCATCTCGTCTACAGCTTGCTCCGGCGCATGCACGTGGCCGTGCCCGCAGATGCGGGCAGCTCCGGCGAGAAAAGTAACCTCGACGCGCTGCGCCTGCTGCTGGAAAGCGAAGGCGAGATCGAACCCCTCCCCGAGGTGGCGCCGGCTCCGACGCCAACAGGCAGGCAGAACCAGCGCCAGCGCCAATCGCGCGGATGGAACACCTGGTGGAGCCTTGGCTGGGCCGCCCCCGTTTGGGCGGAAGAAGTGCGCTCTTTGGAGGAGGAAGCGAGCGACCTTTTGGGCCGCTACCGGAAAGCCCTGACCCGGAAAGACGTGGAGGCGTTTGCCCAGCTTTACGTGGAGTTTCCTTCTTCGCGGCGAGCCACACTGGCACGCTATTTCGAGAATGCAGTGGACCTGCAGGTGGAAATCGAAGACGTTCATGTGGAACGCCAAGGCGAAGACATGGTCATTTCTTTCCTGCGTCGCGACCGTTTCACCGATCGGGAAAGCGGAAAACCGGTTACCCTCGAAGTACGGCTGACCCGCCGGCTCGTCCGCACGGCGCAGGGTTGGCTCATTGCCGGTAAACCATAGGGATGGGGGATGCGGGTGAGCATAGCTCGAACCAAGCCGCCCTGTGCGCGATCGAGACCCGGGCTCTTCTTCGCCCTGTTGGTGCTGGCAACCGTCGGCACGCTGTTTCTGCTGCCGCCAGCCATGGAAGCGCAACCCCTCGGAGAGGGGGTCCCGTCGCTGTTCGGTGGCGCGTTTCGCACCTCTATCACGCCGCGCGCCTTCAACGACGTGCAGCAGCCGCGCGTGGCCGACCAGTTCCGGGCGTTGTCGGCGGCTCTGGCCACAGCGAGGGCGCAGGTACCTCCTCCTTCGGTAACGGGCGCCTTCCGGTTCGAGTTCGACGACGCTGCGGAAAGCTACGTGCGGCGAGCACAAAGTTTGGGTCCGAGTCTCGCAGAGCGAGCCACCACTTTGGGAGCCGGCACGGCGTCTCTCGGCTTCTCTTATACCCGTATCGACTTCGATACTCTCGAAGGCACGTCCTTGCGGCACTTGCGCTCCGTGCAGCCGGCACTGTCCGCAAGCTTTCTCGATCAATTGCCCGAACAAGATCGCCTTCCGGCTGCGGACAATTTACTCGAAACCACTCTCGACTTTCGCCTGGGGTTCGACTTGTGGTTCCTCACCGCAGCCTACGGACTCACGGACTCGATTGACGTGAGCGTGAGCCTGTCTTTGGCGCGGGCGCGCATGCAAGCGAACGCACGCGCAGTCATTCTCGACCCGAACGGCGATGGCGGCGCATTTTTCACCGTGGATCAGCGTGGTGTGGTGGTGGACAATCTGGGCTCTTGCCCCGGCGAATTTTTGTGTGCGGCGGACAGTTTCGACGCCACCGCCTTCGGTACGGGCGACCTGTACCTGCGGGGAAAGTGGCATGTGGGGGACTACCGCTGGGCGGACGTTGCCGTGGTTGCAGTGGCCACCTTACCGACAGGCCGAGCGCGCGACTTGCTGGGTTTTCACGACCCTACGTTGACCCCGTGGCTCGTCTTCTCCAAGCAGATGGGCGACTGGGAGCCCCACCTGAACTTGGGTTACGCGCTGCGCAGCCGAAACGACGTGAGCCAGGCGCAATGGATCGCGGGCACCGACTGGCGAGCGTCGTCCTGGGCCACGCTCGCGGTGGATTTTCTCGGATTTCATGACGACTGGCGCGACGGTATCAACGACAACGTGCTGCAAACCGCTGTCGGCTTCAAAGTCAATCCGTTCGGCCAATGGGTGGCCGCTGGAAATGTGCAACTCCCTTTGAATCGCGACGGCCTGCGGGCGGACGTGATTTATTCGTTCCAAATCGAGTACGCCTTCTGAGATCGCGCCCAGCTAGGGGCACACGGTCCACCGCGCCGGTTGCGCCAGCGTGCGAACTGCGCGGCGCACGTTCGGTGGATGAGAACGAAGCATGCGCTTGCAGCAGACTGGCTCCGCTCGCTAACGGATAGCGGTGCTCGTTCTGGAGGAACGAACATGATCATCGTAATGAAGGCCGACGTGGACCCGGATTCCCCGCAGGTACAAGAAGTTGTCAAGCGCGCGGAGCGCTATCCCGAGGTACGTGCCGTCGTCCGCAAAATTCAAGGGGCAACGCGCGTACTCACGGAGGTGTACTTGCTCGGGCCCACGACCTCGATTCCGGTCGAGCCTTTCGAGGAGATGGAAGCCGTGGAAAAAGTGATCCGGATTCGAGAAAAGTATCGGGCAATCGGGCGTCACGAAGGGCAAGCCGAGGTCGTCGGGTTCGAATACAACGGGATTCATTTCACTCAAGACACGTTTCATGTGTTTGCGGGCCTTTGTGCGGTGGACACGAGAGAAAACGTCGAGGCCATGTTCCGCGCCTTGCGCGACGTTGGCTTAACCACCACTCGCGCCGGAGCGTACAAGCCGCGCACGAGTCCATACGATTTCCAAGGTCACGGTAAAAACTGCTTGCCGTACGTGTTCGAACTCGCCGGCAAGTACGGGATCCGGATCATCGCTATGGAGGTGACCCACGAGTCGCATGTGGACGAAATCCGCAACGCGCTTGCGGCCGCTGGGAACCCTACGGGCGTGATGTTGCAGATTGGGACCCGCAACGCCCAAAACTTCGAGTTGCTCAAAGCGGTGGGGCAACAGCAAGATTTTCCGATTTTGTTCAAACGCGGCATGGGCATCTCGCTGGACGAGTCTTTGAACGCTTGTGAATACTTGGCCACCGGCGGTAACCATCGCATCGTATTTTGCTTGCGCGGGGTCAAGACTCACTTGGGCGATCCACACCGCAACTTCGTGGACTTTGCGCATGTGCCCGTGGTGAAGCGGCTCACTCGCCTGCCGGTATGCATCGATCCCTCACAT
This sequence is a window from Candidatus Binatia bacterium. Protein-coding genes within it:
- the aroF2 gene encoding 3-deoxy-7-phosphoheptulonate synthase, whose amino-acid sequence is MIIVMKADVDPDSPQVQEVVKRAERYPEVRAVVRKIQGATRVLTEVYLLGPTTSIPVEPFEEMEAVEKVIRIREKYRAIGRHEGQAEVVGFEYNGIHFTQDTFHVFAGLCAVDTRENVEAMFRALRDVGLTTTRAGAYKPRTSPYDFQGHGKNCLPYVFELAGKYGIRIIAMEVTHESHVDEIRNALAAAGNPTGVMLQIGTRNAQNFELLKAVGQQQDFPILFKRGMGISLDESLNACEYLATGGNHRIVFCLRGVKTHLGDPHRNFVDFAHVPVVKRLTRLPVCIDPSHSVGKKTMAPDGILDIAHVTAQGIIAGANMVLVDFHPRPEEALCDGPQALLLSELEPFLRDVEVVRRAYLERQKIYAPADTAARAAATAGL